In the Sediminibacter sp. Hel_I_10 genome, one interval contains:
- a CDS encoding response regulator transcription factor, whose translation MKMLIAEDELDLQQSIVTYLKRDDHVCEVASDYLEASEKVALYDYDIIILDINLVSGSGLDVLKTLKKDKKKAGVIIISANNSLTDRLEGLDLGADDYITKPFHLAELSSRINAVLRRGKYGGDEIIVFNEIRIDTKARTAYIEGNTMALTRKEYDLLLFFISNKGRVLSKEIIAEHLWGDDSDLLDNFDFIYVHINNLRKKMTSQGAKYIKTAYGSGYKFIED comes from the coding sequence ATGAAAATGCTAATAGCCGAAGATGAATTAGATTTACAACAATCTATCGTAACCTACTTAAAGCGTGATGACCATGTTTGCGAGGTTGCCTCAGATTATCTCGAGGCTTCAGAGAAAGTAGCGCTTTATGATTATGATATCATTATTTTAGATATCAATTTGGTATCGGGTAGTGGTTTAGATGTTCTGAAGACTTTAAAGAAAGACAAGAAAAAGGCAGGGGTGATCATAATTTCGGCAAACAATTCGCTTACCGATAGGTTGGAGGGTTTAGATTTAGGTGCAGATGATTACATCACAAAACCTTTTCATTTGGCAGAACTGAGTTCTCGTATTAATGCCGTATTGCGACGCGGAAAGTACGGGGGAGATGAAATCATCGTGTTTAATGAAATACGAATTGACACAAAAGCGAGAACCGCTTATATTGAAGGGAACACCATGGCCCTAACCCGAAAAGAATATGATTTGTTGCTGTTTTTTATTTCAAATAAGGGGCGCGTGCTTTCTAAAGAGATTATTGCAGAGCACTTGTGGGGAGATGATAGTGATTTGCTGGATAATTTTGATTTTATTTATGTGCACATCAATAATCTTAGAAAAAAAATGACATCACAAGGCGCAAAGTATATTAAGACCGCTTACGGGAGCGGCTATAAATTTATAGAAGATTGA
- a CDS encoding phosphatase PAP2 family protein yields the protein MQKELKIIINKCRELLSRIFVRYDKQWPYIITSAIALLIVVGGIKLFIKLTENLKTDVLAQYDTNITDYIISHRSPALTQYLVFVTNVGDVYGYLIVFPLCSLAFYLIFKSWNYVLQLSLVMVLALSSNILLKDVINRSRPELEHLVTVETLSYPSGHAMTAMAFYGFLIYLFYRFRINLFSKCIGIVLLTILIFSIGLSRIYLGVHFPSDIVGGFIAGFIWVVFCALIFNIIRAFRRDPST from the coding sequence ATGCAAAAAGAACTTAAAATTATAATTAATAAATGCAGAGAATTACTATCCCGTATTTTTGTTAGGTACGATAAACAATGGCCCTACATTATCACCTCAGCCATAGCACTGTTAATTGTAGTTGGTGGTATCAAACTCTTTATAAAGCTTACCGAAAATTTAAAGACCGACGTCCTGGCTCAATACGATACCAATATTACAGACTATATCATCTCTCACAGATCACCAGCGCTAACGCAATATTTAGTTTTTGTAACTAATGTAGGCGATGTGTACGGCTATCTTATTGTTTTTCCGTTATGCTCACTCGCCTTTTACCTTATTTTCAAAAGCTGGAATTACGTTTTACAATTAAGTTTAGTAATGGTATTGGCCTTAAGTTCTAACATTCTTCTAAAAGACGTCATTAACCGATCTAGACCAGAGCTAGAACATTTGGTAACTGTAGAGACCTTGAGCTATCCTAGTGGGCACGCCATGACCGCCATGGCCTTTTACGGGTTTTTAATATATCTCTTCTACCGTTTTAGGATCAATTTATTCTCTAAATGTATTGGTATTGTACTGTTAACCATTCTCATCTTTAGTATTGGCCTTAGCCGTATTTATCTTGGCGTACACTTCCCTTCAGATATTGTTGGAGGTTTTATTGCCGGTTTTATTTGGGTTGTGTTTTGTGCGCTCATTTTTAATATTATTAGAGCCTTTAGACGAGATCCCAGTACCTAA
- the yidD gene encoding membrane protein insertion efficiency factor YidD, translating into MQKILTYPFVLLIKLYQVLISSWTPASCRFVPTCSSYAKEALEVHGLIKGGGLAIKRIFSCHPWGGSGYDPVPKKENP; encoded by the coding sequence ATGCAAAAAATCCTAACATATCCTTTTGTTCTTTTAATAAAACTCTATCAAGTATTGATTTCTTCGTGGACTCCTGCCAGCTGCAGGTTTGTTCCCACCTGCTCTAGTTATGCCAAAGAAGCACTCGAGGTGCATGGGCTTATTAAAGGTGGCGGACTGGCCATTAAACGGATTTTTAGTTGTCATCCTTGGGGCGGCTCTGGCTACGATCCTGTGCCAAAAAAAGAAAACCCATAA
- the lgt gene encoding prolipoprotein diacylglyceryl transferase produces MLALEIVWDPTKGLDLGFFTLHFYSVMWIIAFLLGFQIMKRIYKNENQTEESLDSLFIYSVLGIMLGARLGHVIFYQPELITEDFFSIFLPFKFKGGFEFTGFQGLASHGAAIAMIASMYLYNKKILHKSVLWILDRVVIPVASGAVFVRLGNFINSEIIGKPTHSDYGVVFKKLGEDFPRHPAQLYEAGSYVFVFLILFYFYWKTKKSEQQGFLFGLFLVLLWTVRFFVEFVKEPQGDEYFTLAGLNTGQMLSIPFILIGLYFMFLYKPKTQLK; encoded by the coding sequence ATGCTTGCTTTAGAAATTGTCTGGGATCCTACAAAAGGACTCGATCTTGGTTTTTTTACACTTCACTTTTATAGTGTGATGTGGATTATTGCCTTCTTATTGGGTTTTCAGATCATGAAACGCATTTACAAAAATGAAAACCAAACAGAAGAATCCCTAGATTCTCTTTTTATCTACTCCGTATTAGGAATTATGCTTGGAGCGCGTTTGGGACATGTGATCTTTTATCAACCAGAATTGATTACCGAAGATTTCTTCAGCATCTTTTTACCCTTTAAATTTAAAGGTGGTTTTGAATTTACCGGCTTTCAAGGCTTAGCAAGTCACGGCGCAGCCATTGCCATGATCGCTTCCATGTATTTATACAATAAAAAAATATTACACAAGTCTGTATTATGGATCCTGGATCGCGTTGTAATTCCTGTAGCTTCTGGGGCTGTGTTTGTTCGTTTGGGTAATTTTATCAATTCTGAAATTATCGGAAAACCAACTCACAGTGATTATGGGGTTGTGTTTAAAAAATTAGGTGAAGATTTCCCAAGGCATCCTGCGCAACTCTATGAAGCAGGAAGTTATGTGTTTGTGTTTCTAATTTTGTTTTATTTCTATTGGAAAACGAAAAAAAGCGAACAACAGGGCTTTTTATTCGGACTCTTTTTAGTGCTACTATGGACGGTTCGTTTCTTTGTAGAATTTGTAAAAGAACCTCAAGGCGATGAATACTTTACACTAGCTGGTTTAAATACTGGTCAAATGCTAAGTATCCCGTTTATACTCATAGGTCTTTATTTTATGTTTCTCTATAAGCCAAAAACACAGTTGAAATGA
- a CDS encoding DUF192 domain-containing protein: protein MNLNYQRSFLMLCFGIGLLNLTACKEDKKPTSVKTEAIRFEKEGELQLKKADTDSILMTLAIEIADDDYQTQTGLMYRDGMKTDQGMLFVFPDEDYRSFYMKNTKFPLDIIYIAEDKSIVNIQKNAQPMNETSLPSRGPAKYVLEVNAGLTDTWGLEAGDVMSFDTN from the coding sequence ATGAATTTAAATTATCAACGTTCTTTTCTAATGTTATGCTTCGGAATAGGGCTCTTAAACCTTACCGCTTGTAAAGAAGACAAAAAGCCAACTTCAGTTAAGACTGAAGCCATACGATTTGAGAAAGAGGGCGAACTTCAGTTAAAAAAAGCAGACACCGATTCTATATTAATGACACTTGCTATAGAAATAGCAGATGATGATTATCAAACCCAAACAGGATTGATGTATCGCGATGGCATGAAAACAGATCAAGGCATGCTGTTTGTTTTTCCAGATGAAGATTATAGATCTTTTTATATGAAGAACACTAAGTTTCCCTTAGACATCATCTACATAGCGGAAGACAAGAGCATCGTCAACATTCAAAAGAACGCCCAGCCTATGAATGAGACGTCTTTACCTTCTAGAGGACCTGCAAAATATGTGCTTGAGGTAAATGCGGGCTTAACTGATACTTGGGGCTTAGAGGCAGGAGATGTGATGTCTTTTGACACCAACTAA